In Methanobacterium petrolearium, one genomic interval encodes:
- a CDS encoding ComEA family DNA-binding protein, protein MTSKATEEAKDILKEALNELESNKGSVLTGIQKLSRASDILNENDIFIWCEIQLGNPKFTEPLKKMISTLFAMQTEKEERGEHSKETLEDFNNSVKKLKKLNLKREMHFTDEELNVKSYESTGGYSNIGFVEERYNDLVRTKKGNDGTYYKFSLQENLTYVRKKAHEKANKLYKQIAFSDIPQTAFDVLKNEIDDKLLDIDPELAERLMLAFKRVNTNKPEEWSQALTTCRRLIEELANNLYPPTDKKINGRSLGKSQYINRIWVFMDESIESNSDRELAKTHVDFIGNYLKLTLNKTQKGVHSSLTKYESIKAVLHTYLLIGDILGYLEKSPVKDKLNINSASLDELESMLGIKRSIAKNIIKLRVEQGPLDEKKLESIKGIGPKTISKAKKSFSFTIKKT, encoded by the coding sequence TTGACAAGTAAAGCTACTGAAGAAGCAAAAGACATATTAAAAGAAGCATTAAATGAGTTGGAATCAAACAAAGGTAGTGTTTTGACGGGAATTCAAAAATTATCTCGTGCTTCAGATATTTTAAATGAAAATGACATTTTTATATGGTGCGAGATTCAACTTGGAAATCCAAAATTTACTGAACCATTGAAAAAAATGATATCAACGCTTTTTGCAATGCAAACAGAGAAAGAAGAACGTGGTGAGCATAGTAAGGAAACACTGGAAGATTTTAATAATAGTGTTAAAAAGCTTAAAAAACTTAATTTAAAGCGTGAAATGCATTTTACTGATGAAGAACTTAATGTTAAATCTTATGAAAGTACAGGAGGATATTCAAATATAGGTTTTGTAGAAGAAAGATATAATGACCTTGTAAGAACAAAAAAAGGAAACGATGGTACTTATTACAAATTTAGTCTACAAGAAAATCTTACATATGTTCGCAAAAAAGCTCATGAAAAAGCTAACAAATTATATAAACAAATTGCCTTTTCTGATATCCCCCAAACGGCTTTTGATGTATTAAAAAATGAAATAGATGATAAACTATTGGATATAGATCCTGAATTGGCCGAAAGATTGATGTTAGCATTTAAACGAGTTAACACTAATAAGCCTGAAGAATGGTCACAGGCTCTTACTACTTGTAGAAGATTAATTGAAGAATTAGCGAACAATCTTTACCCTCCAACTGATAAAAAAATAAATGGTAGATCATTAGGAAAATCTCAATATATCAACCGTATTTGGGTTTTTATGGATGAATCTATTGAAAGTAATTCTGATAGGGAGTTAGCAAAGACCCATGTGGATTTCATAGGTAACTACCTCAAATTAACACTAAATAAAACCCAAAAAGGAGTCCATTCGTCTCTTACAAAATATGAATCAATCAAAGCAGTTTTACATACATATCTATTAATCGGAGATATTCTGGGTTATTTAGAGAAATCTCCTGTGAAAGACAAATTGAATATTAATTCAGCATCACTAGATGAACTTGAAAGTATGTTGGGAATAAAAAGGAGCATTGCAAAAAATATTATTAAACTTAGAGTCGAACAGGGTCCTCTAGACGAGAAAAAATTAGAATCTATAAAAGGAATTGGCCCAAAAACTATTTCAAAGGCTAAAAAATCATTTTCGTTTACTATAAAAAAGACATAA
- a CDS encoding adenylate/guanylate cyclase domain-containing protein yields MPSHRPDIRFDFKNTPVEFDEKNRLVTFVSEPDPERYEYQEKDGKKGYYDKFDKIFIPKALFEQIHLNLKGKQIFYSPSKIDNANKYLNDRIEATFNFFEEGVNNFNFDNTDSSKDFLVDLDNVKMNFVILSIDLKGSTKMSQELPIELNAKIISFFLSEMTLLIDKFNGHILKYTGDGLLAYFPEPNDIGKVDNAINCAYLMRSVVDHVINPLLAEHDYPLLYFRIGLDYGKAIVKKIGSTGIKSFGDIFGDTVNIAVKIQELAEDNQILVGASVAHMAHTYWRKRLTKFKLPKNWKFKDKVRKRPYLVYYLKDDF; encoded by the coding sequence ATGCCTTCACACAGACCTGATATTAGATTTGATTTTAAAAATACGCCTGTGGAATTTGATGAAAAAAATCGTTTGGTTACTTTTGTTTCAGAACCAGACCCTGAAAGATATGAATACCAAGAAAAAGACGGGAAAAAAGGATATTATGATAAATTCGATAAGATTTTTATTCCTAAAGCTTTATTTGAACAAATCCATCTAAATCTTAAAGGTAAACAGATTTTTTATTCTCCTTCCAAAATAGATAATGCTAATAAATATCTCAATGATCGAATTGAAGCGACTTTTAATTTTTTTGAAGAGGGAGTAAATAATTTCAATTTTGATAATACAGATAGTTCTAAGGACTTTTTGGTAGATTTAGATAATGTCAAAATGAATTTTGTAATATTATCAATTGATTTGAAGGGTTCTACTAAAATGAGCCAGGAATTACCAATAGAGTTAAATGCTAAGATTATTTCCTTTTTTTTAAGTGAAATGACTTTATTAATTGATAAATTTAATGGGCATATCTTAAAATATACTGGTGATGGGTTATTGGCATATTTTCCTGAACCTAATGACATAGGTAAAGTTGATAATGCCATTAACTGTGCTTATCTTATGAGAAGTGTAGTCGATCACGTGATTAATCCTTTATTAGCTGAGCATGATTATCCTTTATTATACTTTAGAATAGGTTTAGATTATGGAAAAGCAATTGTGAAAAAAATAGGGTCTACTGGAATTAAATCCTTTGGCGACATTTTTGGAGATACAGTGAATATTGCAGTTAAGATTCAAGAGTTAGCTGAAGATAATCAAATATTAGTAGGAGCCTCAGTAGCACATATGGCACATACTTATTGGAGAAAAAGATTAACTAAATTTAAGCTTCCTAAGAATTGGAAATTTAAAGATAAGGTTAGAAAAAGACCTTATCTTGTTTATTATCTTAAAGATGATTTTTAG
- a CDS encoding Pycsar system effector family protein, with the protein MNDSIENIWKTFNSINDWVKFSDTKATVVLATNGVILSIIFANVSKFLSLLILYPTLILILASSLLIGVFLSLISIFYSIRCLIPRTNLKIVDKKNLLYYGDICKFDSPKKYSESANNLFMNEPKLKEQLFSQIFANSKIATIKYKRVKLAIIFLGLAIFFLIIPPILILSGMI; encoded by the coding sequence ATGAATGATAGTATAGAAAACATATGGAAAACTTTTAATTCAATAAATGATTGGGTTAAATTTTCTGATACTAAAGCTACTGTAGTTTTAGCAACAAATGGAGTAATTCTCAGTATTATATTTGCCAATGTTTCTAAATTTTTGTCTTTGCTAATATTATATCCAACATTAATCTTAATTTTAGCTTCAAGTTTATTGATAGGTGTTTTTCTATCATTAATTTCAATATTTTATTCGATACGTTGTTTAATCCCTAGAACTAATCTTAAAATTGTTGATAAAAAAAATTTATTGTATTATGGAGATATATGCAAATTTGACAGCCCAAAAAAATATTCTGAATCCGCTAACAATTTATTCATGAATGAGCCTAAGCTAAAAGAACAACTTTTTTCACAAATTTTTGCCAACTCTAAGATTGCAACGATCAAATATAAAAGAGTTAAACTTGCAATAATATTTTTAGGCTTGGCCATCTTTTTTTTGATTATACCCCCTATTTTAATTTTATCTGGAATGATCTAA
- a CDS encoding adenylate/guanylate cyclase domain-containing protein translates to MKTRLIVYDYEKSFERIDNILESSENSFEELDSIPSRDKLTFTNGFYVYCSALFVDIRDSSSLPSKHNRPKLAKLYRSYISEVVAIMNGNIFCSEVNVVGDGILGIFNTTTRLSIDNVFGTSAEISSLIDVLNCKFRKKSISEIVVGMGMSYGRALMIKAGYKGSEINDVIWMGDVVNYAYKLASYGNRTYLDGETMVSEFFYDNLNDDNKNLLSLNHNRSCYHGNIINIEMNEWYNENCK, encoded by the coding sequence ATGAAAACACGTTTAATAGTATATGATTATGAAAAGAGCTTTGAAAGAATTGATAATATCCTTGAATCTAGTGAAAACTCTTTTGAAGAATTAGATTCAATACCATCACGTGATAAACTCACTTTTACCAATGGATTTTATGTTTACTGTTCTGCACTTTTTGTTGATATTCGTGATTCGTCGTCATTACCATCCAAACATAATCGTCCAAAATTAGCAAAGCTTTATCGCTCTTATATTTCTGAAGTGGTTGCCATAATGAATGGAAACATATTTTGCTCAGAAGTTAATGTTGTTGGAGATGGAATATTAGGTATTTTTAATACAACTACAAGATTAAGTATTGATAATGTTTTTGGTACATCTGCAGAAATATCCTCGTTAATTGATGTACTTAATTGCAAATTTAGAAAAAAATCCATATCTGAAATTGTAGTGGGTATGGGGATGTCATATGGGCGTGCTTTGATGATTAAGGCAGGTTATAAGGGTAGTGAAATAAATGATGTAATATGGATGGGTGATGTTGTTAATTATGCATATAAACTCGCTAGCTATGGTAATAGGACTTATTTAGATGGTGAAACTATGGTTTCAGAGTTTTTTTATGATAATTTAAATGATGATAATAAAAATCTTCTTAGTCTGAATCATAATCGAAGTTGTTATCATGGAAATATTATTAATATTGAAATGAATGAATGGTATAATGAAAATTGTAAGTAA